In a genomic window of Coprococcus eutactus:
- a CDS encoding helix-turn-helix transcriptional regulator, protein MPLYNKLKEYRAKLGVNQQEMGALVQTSRQTISQIERGDYSPSVTLALKIAKVCGVRVEDIFQYEEDEE, encoded by the coding sequence ATGCCGCTGTACAACAAGCTAAAGGAATACAGGGCAAAGCTGGGGGTGAACCAGCAGGAGATGGGGGCATTGGTTCAGACATCGAGGCAGACGATAAGCCAGATAGAGAGGGGCGACTATAGTCCGTCGGTGACTTTGGCACTCAAGATCGCGAAGGTGTGTGGTGTCAGAGTAGAGGATATCTTCCAATATGAGGAAGATGAGGAGTGA
- a CDS encoding DUF3169 family protein, producing MNDTDKKVNKKSNLKIYIIFAIMILVSLLGGFLAGRLAAVNKDTLDGINWDNIWSIVADTLPIAYGVLMLTVFVVSFVMYGKIKRAISGWDGEDEDVIADIERKISTASYLPCVAVFMGFVLFPVCIYAIDRAYGDDGGMVMAIVSELVFVISLALYCVAEKLVIDEEKKLNPEKCGNIFDMHFRRDWESTSDEAELTMIAKSSKKGFMSGIKVGFVMWILMFMSMFAFGTGVMPVLAVGVILLVMYVAYGREFRKLQK from the coding sequence ATGAATGATACTGATAAAAAAGTGAACAAGAAAAGTAATCTGAAGATATATATAATATTTGCGATAATGATCCTGGTAAGTTTGCTTGGAGGGTTCCTGGCTGGAAGGCTTGCAGCGGTGAACAAGGATACACTGGATGGAATCAACTGGGATAATATATGGAGTATAGTGGCTGATACGCTGCCTATAGCATATGGAGTGCTCATGTTGACGGTGTTCGTGGTGTCATTTGTCATGTATGGGAAGATAAAGAGGGCGATCAGTGGCTGGGACGGAGAAGATGAGGATGTAATAGCGGATATAGAGAGAAAGATATCAACTGCCTCATATCTCCCATGTGTAGCTGTGTTTATGGGATTTGTATTGTTCCCGGTATGTATATATGCCATAGACAGAGCTTATGGGGATGATGGTGGTATGGTTATGGCCATTGTGTCTGAGCTGGTATTCGTGATATCGTTGGCGTTGTACTGTGTAGCAGAAAAGCTTGTTATCGATGAAGAGAAGAAGCTTAACCCGGAGAAATGCGGCAATATATTCGATATGCATTTTCGCCGTGACTGGGAGAGTACATCGGACGAGGCAGAGCTTACCATGATAGCAAAATCCTCTAAGAAGGGATTTATGTCTGGAATCAAGGTGGGATTTGTCATGTGGATACTCATGTTTATGAGTATGTTCGCATTTGGAACAGGGGTGATGCCGGTGTTGGCAGTGGGAGTGATTCTGCTTGTCATGTATGTGGCGTATGGAAGAGAGTTCAGGAAACTGCAGAAGTAA
- a CDS encoding ferritin-like domain-containing protein, with amino-acid sequence MILKEKEKTVIQDLQTQEKSCVEKYGRYAEQAKDPELKNLFQTIQKEEQKHYDSLTQVLDGQVPQCDCNDSNGKDYEPKQTYKMMDDSEDKKNDKFLATDCIGTEKLVSGEYNGEIFAFGESAVRKLLADIQIEEQNHAEMLYKYKVANGMV; translated from the coding sequence ATGATATTAAAGGAAAAAGAGAAAACAGTTATCCAGGATCTTCAGACACAGGAGAAGTCCTGTGTGGAGAAGTATGGACGATATGCCGAGCAGGCGAAAGATCCGGAGCTCAAGAATCTGTTCCAGACTATTCAGAAGGAAGAGCAGAAGCATTATGATTCACTTACACAGGTGCTCGATGGACAGGTCCCTCAGTGTGATTGCAACGACAGCAATGGAAAAGATTATGAGCCAAAGCAGACATACAAGATGATGGACGATTCAGAGGATAAGAAGAATGACAAGTTCCTTGCAACAGACTGTATCGGAACGGAGAAACTTGTGTCAGGCGAGTACAATGGCGAGATATTTGCATTTGGCGAGAGTGCGGTCAGAAAGCTGCTTGCAGACATACAGATCGAGGAACAGAATCACGCCGAGATGCTCTACAAGTACAAGGTTGCAAATGGAATGGTGTAG